A window from Opitutia bacterium ISCC 52 encodes these proteins:
- a CDS encoding efflux RND transporter periplasmic adaptor subunit, whose translation MFFQILVRRISTLAFISLLSFSYLPSSGQTPVSVAKPVIETGQSRFRFTGTITSEREAEISPRVAGLVAKADKEMGHSAKEGDLLVSLDDTLATMDLRERVLNLDAAKIELANAKRRYEEAVELGDANFPRSERENRETTYRTAEIAVSRSQTMIETQREIVERHRIIAPFEGVVVEKNAEVGEWVQTGNPVLSFVDTRNLRLDIQVPQEQLNLILTSQTVMVDIAGTNGQPFEAQIEARSPKVDPQNRTFQVRIQINNPPSYVKPGMSAEALLNPSSKGSHLFISRDAILRTADAKVMVWVAKKDGPSTVASGRTVELGGSSGQYIEITKGLEAADDVIYQGNESLQEGQQIQIVDSIIPSRGR comes from the coding sequence ATGTTTTTCCAAATTTTAGTTCGCCGAATATCCACCTTGGCTTTCATCAGCTTGTTGAGCTTTTCCTACTTACCCAGTTCAGGACAAACTCCCGTATCTGTGGCAAAACCAGTGATCGAGACCGGACAATCTCGCTTTCGGTTTACCGGAACAATCACCTCGGAACGGGAAGCCGAAATCTCTCCACGCGTGGCCGGGCTCGTAGCCAAGGCCGATAAGGAAATGGGACATTCCGCCAAGGAAGGCGATTTGCTCGTAAGCCTCGACGACACCTTGGCCACAATGGACCTTCGGGAAAGAGTGCTCAACTTGGACGCAGCCAAAATTGAATTGGCCAATGCCAAACGACGCTACGAAGAAGCGGTGGAACTCGGAGATGCCAATTTTCCACGCTCAGAAAGAGAAAACCGTGAAACGACCTACCGCACGGCTGAGATTGCGGTCAGTCGCTCGCAAACCATGATCGAAACCCAACGGGAAATCGTGGAACGACACCGTATCATTGCTCCCTTTGAGGGAGTGGTGGTGGAAAAAAATGCCGAAGTCGGAGAATGGGTCCAAACCGGCAACCCCGTTTTGAGTTTTGTCGACACCCGCAACCTGCGCCTGGATATTCAGGTTCCACAAGAGCAATTGAATCTCATCTTAACATCCCAAACCGTCATGGTAGATATTGCGGGAACGAATGGTCAGCCTTTCGAAGCTCAAATTGAAGCGCGGTCGCCCAAGGTGGACCCCCAGAACCGAACCTTTCAGGTCAGGATCCAAATTAACAATCCTCCATCTTACGTAAAACCCGGCATGTCAGCTGAGGCTCTCCTTAACCCCTCCTCTAAAGGTTCACATTTATTCATCTCCCGGGATGCGATTCTTCGAACCGCAGATGCGAAGGTTATGGTCTGGGTCGCAAAAAAAGACGGACCATCAACCGTAGCCTCGGGACGAACCGTTGAATTGGGAGGATCAAGCGGCCAATATATTGAGATTACGAAAGGACTGGAAGCTGCGGACGATGTCATTTACCAAGGTAATGAGTCTCTACAAGAGGGTCAGCAAATCCAGATCGTTGATTCCATAATCCCTTCCAGAGGTCGTTGA
- a CDS encoding efflux RND transporter permease subunit has product MFEWCLKHPTQVAVIALLICVLGVVAAVRIPVQMIPDLDVRTISVVTGWPGATPQDVEKEILIEQEDYLQNVPGLQRMVSSANMGSSEIELEFPATIDVNDALIRVLNALSQVPSYPENVDEPRVLASSFSSNNFMFFAIQDTSGKRTPEDVLNMFDFIVQRVKPRMERVQGVSSVRVQGAPERQIHINVDLARLAAVGITMFDVRNAIRDRNRDISAGDISSGKRRYLVRTIGRIESPEDLSSIILRRQGDSVTTLGDVAEIELGLYETRSVAYLNTMPSILAGVSREIGSNVIDIRDAMMEVVDEINEDVLAPVDLVLFKTSDDVRYVEASIKNVWRNLILGAIAATIVLWLFLRSKSGTLLCVAGIPICTIAAFIGLQAAGRTINVISLAGVAFAIGMTVDNAIVVLESIEKKRREGLGRSEAALKGVKEVWSSVLASTMTTVIVFTPIWLIKEEAGQLFSDISIAISGAILASMLVSIAIIPTASVHFKRLGKTAKVGMNRPRLFQLFDWMVDKIVTSTTGALIGLASTVGISALIIFLLTPSAEYLPEGEEAKIFCRILPPPGYNIETMESIAQAINNKFSPYLTQNGSLENVSLDKSIPPIIRLRVTMSSSRSLVVAETYDPKRINELRGAFSEYFKQFPGIRTFISKGSIISSNDGGSRSVNLNVGGDDLNEIYGVAEAAYRRAFEVFDGPSVNSTPSALSLQQPMVEIQPNWNRVAELGFTNSSFGFTVRALTDGAYVDEFLLDGRRVDMFLYNQLGEVDSLDTLANLPLYAPTGGVVSVDSVARLVEKVDTDSLRRLNGDRTVTLNIIPPKSVALEDAVEVVRKDIVNYLRDQNAIPGGVVVDVTGAGDQLQKTREALIGNFAIAVILSYLLLSAVFSHWGFSWVILATVPIGIAGGIGGLWIINASGAVLGLLGLEPISQPFDMITMLGFLILLGTVVNNPILIVSGTIDRLRAGMEAPESVKEATLARIRPILMSTTTTVFGIAPLVLFPGAGTELYRGVGAIVLFGLLFSTFVTLIFLPSFLVLSLKLVEKLRPQRNPIAVDLPDPGLVN; this is encoded by the coding sequence ATGTTTGAATGGTGCCTGAAACATCCCACCCAAGTTGCGGTAATCGCGCTGCTCATTTGCGTGCTGGGTGTGGTCGCTGCGGTTCGTATACCCGTGCAAATGATTCCAGACCTGGATGTCCGGACTATATCAGTAGTAACCGGATGGCCAGGAGCCACGCCTCAGGATGTAGAAAAAGAGATTCTTATCGAACAGGAAGATTACCTGCAAAACGTGCCGGGACTTCAGCGTATGGTCTCATCCGCCAATATGGGATCCTCAGAAATCGAGTTGGAATTCCCCGCCACGATTGACGTCAACGATGCCCTCATCCGGGTCCTCAATGCGCTGAGCCAGGTTCCCAGCTACCCCGAAAACGTGGATGAACCCAGGGTCCTGGCTTCCTCCTTCTCCTCAAACAATTTCATGTTCTTTGCTATTCAGGACACCTCGGGTAAACGGACACCTGAGGATGTACTCAACATGTTCGACTTTATTGTCCAACGGGTAAAGCCACGCATGGAACGTGTCCAGGGAGTATCGAGTGTCCGGGTACAGGGTGCTCCTGAAAGACAGATACATATCAATGTCGACCTGGCCCGACTGGCTGCCGTAGGCATCACGATGTTCGATGTGCGCAATGCGATCCGGGATCGCAACCGCGACATTTCTGCAGGAGACATTAGCAGTGGCAAACGACGTTACCTCGTTCGCACCATTGGAAGAATCGAATCTCCCGAAGATCTATCGTCGATCATATTACGTCGCCAAGGAGATTCCGTTACCACTCTGGGTGATGTTGCGGAAATCGAACTCGGTTTATATGAAACCCGATCCGTTGCCTACCTGAACACTATGCCTAGTATCCTTGCAGGTGTATCTCGCGAGATAGGATCTAACGTAATCGATATTCGTGATGCCATGATGGAGGTGGTGGATGAAATCAATGAAGACGTCCTGGCTCCAGTGGACCTCGTTTTGTTTAAAACGAGTGATGATGTACGCTACGTGGAAGCCTCCATCAAAAACGTATGGAGAAACCTGATACTCGGTGCGATTGCCGCCACGATTGTGCTTTGGCTGTTTCTACGATCCAAGTCAGGTACGCTACTCTGTGTGGCTGGTATCCCCATTTGCACCATTGCTGCTTTTATCGGACTGCAAGCGGCCGGACGCACGATCAACGTCATTTCACTGGCAGGCGTGGCGTTCGCCATAGGCATGACGGTCGACAACGCCATTGTCGTTTTGGAGAGTATTGAAAAGAAACGTCGGGAAGGGCTCGGACGATCCGAGGCAGCTTTAAAAGGGGTTAAAGAAGTCTGGTCTTCTGTACTGGCGTCCACCATGACGACGGTCATCGTGTTTACTCCGATCTGGTTAATTAAAGAAGAAGCAGGCCAATTATTCTCCGACATCTCCATTGCCATCTCCGGAGCCATCCTTGCTTCGATGCTGGTTTCTATCGCCATTATCCCAACCGCCAGCGTGCATTTTAAACGCTTGGGAAAAACGGCTAAAGTGGGCATGAACCGACCTCGTTTGTTCCAGCTGTTTGATTGGATGGTAGACAAAATTGTCACTTCGACGACAGGAGCCCTTATCGGACTCGCCTCTACCGTCGGAATCAGTGCGCTTATCATTTTTCTTTTAACGCCCTCAGCTGAGTACTTACCTGAAGGCGAAGAGGCTAAGATTTTTTGCCGAATCCTGCCTCCACCGGGCTACAATATTGAAACAATGGAATCCATCGCTCAGGCGATAAATAACAAGTTTAGTCCCTACCTGACACAGAATGGATCTTTGGAAAACGTTTCCCTTGATAAGTCGATTCCTCCCATTATTCGCCTCAGAGTAACCATGAGTAGCTCCAGGAGCTTGGTGGTTGCCGAAACCTACGATCCGAAGCGAATCAATGAGTTAAGAGGCGCATTTTCGGAGTATTTTAAACAATTCCCGGGGATACGTACATTCATTAGCAAAGGATCCATTATCTCTAGTAACGATGGTGGTTCGCGCAGTGTGAATTTAAATGTCGGAGGCGACGACCTGAATGAAATTTACGGTGTTGCAGAAGCGGCTTACAGAAGAGCATTCGAAGTCTTTGACGGACCTTCGGTCAATTCTACTCCTTCGGCTCTCAGCCTACAGCAACCTATGGTCGAGATACAACCCAATTGGAATCGCGTCGCAGAATTGGGTTTTACGAATTCCTCTTTTGGATTTACCGTACGCGCCCTGACCGATGGAGCCTATGTAGATGAATTCCTCCTGGATGGTCGACGAGTCGACATGTTTCTCTACAACCAGTTAGGAGAAGTCGACAGCTTGGATACCTTGGCAAACCTGCCTCTTTATGCACCAACCGGAGGCGTTGTTTCAGTAGATTCCGTTGCGAGGCTTGTTGAAAAAGTGGATACTGATTCCCTTCGAAGATTGAATGGCGACCGAACGGTTACCTTAAACATTATACCACCCAAATCGGTGGCTCTTGAAGATGCGGTGGAGGTAGTTCGAAAAGACATCGTAAACTATTTGCGCGACCAAAATGCTATTCCTGGTGGAGTGGTTGTTGATGTAACGGGTGCCGGTGATCAATTACAAAAAACGAGAGAAGCGCTTATCGGTAACTTTGCCATCGCTGTCATTTTATCCTACTTACTGCTAAGTGCGGTATTTTCTCACTGGGGATTTTCCTGGGTCATTTTGGCGACCGTCCCGATCGGGATCGCCGGAGGAATCGGTGGTCTTTGGATTATAAATGCCAGCGGCGCGGTGCTTGGCTTGTTGGGCTTAGAGCCGATCAGTCAGCCATTCGATATGATTACGATGCTGGGATTCCTGATACTACTAGGAACGGTGGTCAATAACCCCATTCTCATTGTCAGTGGAACGATCGATCGTCTCAGAGCAGGTATGGAGGCTCCCGAATCTGTAAAAGAAGCAACTCTGGCGCGTATCCGCCCCATCCTCATGTCGACTACGACCACCGTGTTCGGAATTGCACCACTCGTTCTCTTTCCTGGAGCAGGTACCGAACTGTATCGGGGAGTCGGCGCCATTGTATTGTTTGGTCTACTCTTTTCGACCTTTGTAACATTGATTTTCTTACCCTCATTTCTAGTCCTCAGTTTAAAGCTCGTAGAGAAATTGCGGCCTCAAAGAAATCCCATAGCAGTCGATCTACCCGATCCAGGACTCGTAAACTAA
- a CDS encoding NERD domain-containing protein, whose protein sequence is MTIPPQFVLMIVLFGPGIIACYIFIKKIQQNRARLRESMDDEEPVKLPGHSVLEKIEQTHEKVTEKIVFLIFPTILHACVFYMFFESRTGDEMTFVFLFGVETGIIALLGFKLWRLLKELEKYKMGYRGELFVSQILQPLSLMGYRIFHDLDLEGLKIDHLLINDSGVFCLETETPETPKTYRRMKERELNYNVRELQYPWGNDASCIRTVQKNASTLARILREHTGEAIPVYPLIILPGWKINRTSKGPVNVVNPRELPAGLFYFPDFPMPERLMDEIEQALTGNRIEELATAQKAS, encoded by the coding sequence ATGACGATTCCCCCTCAGTTTGTACTCATGATCGTATTGTTCGGTCCTGGAATAATAGCCTGCTATATCTTCATCAAAAAGATACAGCAGAATCGAGCCCGACTCCGCGAGTCGATGGACGATGAGGAGCCAGTAAAATTACCGGGGCACAGTGTGCTGGAAAAGATCGAGCAGACACACGAAAAGGTAACCGAAAAAATCGTATTTCTTATATTCCCGACCATTCTCCACGCCTGCGTCTTCTACATGTTTTTCGAAAGTCGTACCGGTGACGAAATGACTTTTGTGTTTCTCTTTGGTGTAGAAACGGGAATCATTGCCCTGCTTGGGTTTAAATTATGGCGACTCCTGAAAGAGCTGGAAAAATATAAGATGGGTTACCGCGGAGAATTGTTTGTTTCTCAAATACTTCAGCCGCTGTCTCTCATGGGGTATCGGATTTTCCATGACCTGGATCTGGAGGGATTAAAAATCGACCATTTGCTAATAAATGACAGCGGCGTATTTTGCCTGGAAACAGAAACGCCCGAAACTCCAAAGACTTATAGACGAATGAAAGAGCGTGAGCTCAATTACAACGTTCGGGAGCTTCAATACCCATGGGGAAACGATGCTTCCTGTATTCGAACCGTACAAAAAAACGCCTCTACCCTGGCAAGGATTCTGCGTGAACACACGGGGGAGGCGATTCCTGTCTACCCGCTTATCATTTTACCGGGTTGGAAGATCAATCGGACAAGCAAAGGTCCCGTCAATGTGGTAAATCCAAGAGAATTACCCGCAGGATTATTTTACTTTCCAGATTTTCCTATGCCAGAACGTTTGATGGATGAAATCGAACAAGCATTGACCGGCAACCGAATTGAGGAATTAGCAACTGCTCAGAAGGCAAGTTAG
- a CDS encoding arylsulfatase — translation MFRRFFHTTSFLLLTGFLSVVAQDRPNIIFIMSDDMGWAQPGFNGGNSELTPHIDKLAGEGMRLTQYYTHSVCAPTRAAFLTGKYSFRTWSDWRTEDFGKPSYLAKLGLTLAHNDRGEATRRIHGLDTNERTIAEALKEAGYFTALIGKWHAGEWLPEHLPMGQGFMYQYGHYAWGIDYFNKSIVHNAPATFAVYDWHRKQKPVQEFGYATDLFTQETVKLIANQADRSKMGHPFFFYVAYNAVHGPLNVPDRYKHLDARDAMLKALDDGVGEIVHALDIHGLKENTLLVFTNDNGPVLEEMSKPYRGTKNTTFEGGVRSPAIVRWPGHTEAGTSTDGMMFVADWFSTFISIGGASHEQVSKVDALDMRAMLFEGKESPRDEVVYDVVGSVRLPTIRKGDHKLMGDMLFNIKEDPYETKDIAAENPELVEKLKARVAAVGAERPPMGNKPLLMDPPLPYVYGMEENKNPPQWLKDHVDAIRAKQPQSWAPGETPWPKAPQGAVASKMTGGIDEVPVAK, via the coding sequence ATGTTTCGTCGTTTTTTTCACACCACCAGTTTCCTACTGCTCACGGGATTCTTGTCTGTAGTTGCGCAGGATAGACCCAACATCATATTCATCATGTCAGACGACATGGGTTGGGCTCAGCCCGGATTCAACGGAGGCAATTCGGAGCTTACCCCCCACATTGACAAGCTGGCTGGAGAAGGCATGCGGCTCACACAGTATTACACCCACTCCGTTTGTGCGCCTACCCGAGCCGCTTTCTTAACCGGCAAGTATTCATTCAGAACTTGGAGTGACTGGCGCACAGAAGACTTTGGGAAACCCAGTTACCTGGCCAAGCTAGGACTAACGCTGGCCCACAATGATCGCGGAGAAGCGACGCGACGCATTCATGGACTAGACACGAATGAACGAACGATTGCTGAAGCCTTAAAAGAGGCCGGTTACTTCACAGCCCTGATAGGAAAATGGCACGCAGGCGAGTGGCTCCCCGAACACCTGCCCATGGGACAAGGCTTTATGTATCAGTATGGTCATTACGCCTGGGGAATCGATTACTTCAATAAATCAATCGTTCACAATGCACCAGCCACCTTCGCAGTCTATGATTGGCATCGAAAGCAAAAACCCGTGCAAGAATTCGGCTACGCGACCGATCTTTTCACCCAGGAAACCGTCAAGCTGATCGCCAACCAGGCAGATCGTTCAAAGATGGGGCATCCCTTCTTTTTTTACGTCGCCTACAACGCGGTCCACGGACCACTCAATGTTCCTGATCGCTACAAACATCTCGATGCGCGAGACGCTATGCTCAAAGCACTTGATGATGGTGTCGGCGAAATCGTTCACGCACTCGACATCCACGGATTAAAAGAAAACACCTTACTTGTCTTCACCAACGACAATGGCCCGGTACTGGAGGAGATGAGTAAACCTTATCGGGGTACTAAAAACACAACCTTTGAAGGCGGAGTGAGATCACCGGCCATCGTTCGCTGGCCAGGCCATACCGAGGCAGGTACGAGTACGGATGGCATGATGTTCGTTGCCGACTGGTTCAGCACATTTATTTCAATCGGTGGAGCCTCACATGAACAGGTGAGCAAAGTAGATGCGCTCGATATGCGCGCGATGCTCTTCGAAGGTAAGGAAAGCCCACGGGACGAAGTGGTCTACGACGTGGTCGGCAGCGTCCGTCTACCAACGATACGCAAAGGTGACCACAAGCTGATGGGTGATATGCTCTTCAACATTAAAGAAGATCCCTACGAAACAAAAGACATCGCAGCCGAAAATCCAGAACTGGTTGAGAAGCTCAAGGCCAGAGTAGCAGCCGTGGGTGCTGAGCGTCCTCCCATGGGTAATAAGCCACTTCTCATGGATCCTCCCCTGCCCTATGTTTATGGAATGGAGGAAAACAAGAATCCTCCTCAGTGGTTAAAAGATCACGTAGATGCAATAAGAGCCAAGCAGCCACAAAGCTGGGCACCTGGGGAAACTCCCTGGCCCAAAGCTCCTCAAGGAGCTGTTGCCAGCAAAATGACAGGCGGCATCGACGAAGTGCCCGTAGCGAAATGA
- a CDS encoding DUF4173 domain-containing protein, producing the protein MNTPPPLPQKRPIPLPAPTVDIPKGIIRPIASVISTVFLADFLFLDYMPGLSVGVFGAFLGLLVLTNRTEQPKKAWHWATFLLLGLSCAQSARFLSLSNILAITILLFCLSGFSAHSKLPKAWLRWCEGLLSIVRPFGAMFTFQTLIQQKQSAKSMNPERIKYAFAILLPALCLLFIFGWLLGSGNAVLGKWTGDFFSAFFDYLAGIQFPTFRRFVWWSLFATLTLILVCPPKASSLSAKLDLSWRQFGVAEGSLRLHQWLACLGALNLLFLLSNVTDVIFLWFSRELPPGIYHSDYVHQGVYALIATTILSAMIMALLTQHHAVVSQNHGIRILALVWMVQNLILISGVFFRLWIYVDAYGYTPKRVYVALFLALVILGYGLLGWAILRNQNIKWLTVTNLILVFSYFSGLQFVDTPKWVTHQNIALYQADEIQYPEELFFKQVSSHSIPYLLGIIDHPQNAKDQQQALIELKKQPHNRDAYKLSGWRGFQKRHHKNYQLLSEFNQSKATYYP; encoded by the coding sequence ATGAACACCCCTCCACCACTACCACAAAAGCGGCCCATTCCGCTGCCCGCTCCCACTGTCGACATTCCCAAGGGAATCATTCGACCCATTGCCTCGGTCATAAGCACTGTCTTTTTGGCGGACTTTCTGTTCCTGGACTACATGCCTGGATTGTCCGTTGGAGTATTCGGTGCTTTTCTAGGCCTTCTAGTTCTCACAAACAGGACTGAGCAACCTAAGAAAGCCTGGCATTGGGCCACCTTCCTGCTTCTGGGGCTCAGCTGCGCCCAAAGCGCCCGATTCCTGAGTCTATCTAATATCTTGGCCATAACCATTCTACTGTTCTGTTTAAGCGGATTCAGTGCCCATAGTAAGCTACCCAAAGCGTGGTTACGTTGGTGCGAAGGCCTACTATCTATTGTCCGACCATTTGGAGCCATGTTCACCTTCCAAACGCTCATCCAGCAAAAGCAATCGGCAAAAAGTATGAATCCCGAACGAATCAAATACGCCTTCGCAATCCTCTTACCCGCTCTCTGCCTTCTATTTATATTTGGTTGGCTACTCGGTTCAGGGAATGCCGTGCTGGGAAAATGGACGGGCGACTTTTTTAGCGCTTTCTTCGACTACCTTGCTGGCATTCAATTTCCAACATTCAGGCGTTTCGTTTGGTGGTCACTATTTGCAACCCTAACTCTGATTCTGGTGTGTCCGCCTAAAGCCAGCTCACTCTCTGCAAAACTGGACTTATCCTGGAGGCAATTCGGAGTCGCTGAAGGTTCTTTAAGACTGCATCAATGGTTAGCCTGCCTGGGAGCGCTTAATTTACTATTCCTACTTTCTAACGTCACTGATGTGATCTTTCTTTGGTTTTCCAGAGAACTGCCACCGGGCATCTATCACAGCGACTACGTTCACCAAGGCGTTTATGCTCTCATCGCAACGACGATTCTTTCGGCCATGATCATGGCCTTGCTAACTCAGCACCATGCAGTCGTTTCGCAAAACCACGGGATCCGAATACTCGCTCTGGTTTGGATGGTCCAAAACCTGATCCTTATCAGTGGAGTATTTTTCCGACTCTGGATCTATGTAGATGCCTATGGTTATACACCCAAGCGAGTTTACGTAGCGCTGTTTCTGGCCTTAGTCATCCTTGGCTATGGGCTACTGGGTTGGGCCATTTTGCGGAACCAAAACATCAAATGGTTAACCGTGACTAACCTGATTCTCGTATTCTCATATTTCAGTGGTCTCCAATTCGTGGATACTCCGAAATGGGTAACCCATCAGAATATTGCTCTGTATCAGGCAGATGAAATTCAATACCCGGAGGAGCTATTCTTTAAACAAGTGAGCTCTCACAGCATTCCTTATTTGCTTGGAATTATTGATCACCCTCAAAACGCAAAGGATCAACAGCAGGCACTGATAGAATTAAAAAAACAGCCTCATAACCGTGACGCCTACAAGCTATCAGGCTGGCGTGGATTCCAAAAGAGACACCATAAGAACTATCAGTTACTTTCAGAGTTCAATCAGTCGAAAGCAACCTATTATCCCTAA
- a CDS encoding TolC family protein, with protein MKWIIRVTAILFVGSLPAQTPVAIPDTLDLPTALSYALENNFAIRQAQQRIKEQDGLIVEVRSRALPNVSVNASYTELDSGLSESSQFFSPTNNDWRVSLDVKQALYTGGGVRAALRAQDYLEQAVISDLKATINQAVFLVSAGFYDVLLAREKISVQEQNIQLLEDQLQDSNNRYEAGAVSQFEVLRSEVELANAQPELIRARNGFKIAIEELRQLLGFTGVHLDDLDKVPTFVGTLDFEPNSVNLMTAIETAKASRPELQQLELISSAREEGVIIERAGKRPSLDLVGSYQFNKSVTSSSFNDSRDGWTIGVQSSWDIWDGKATDGRVQQAQAQLEQARLDLGEASLAIEVDVRRSMHDLRQAAELSNAAEKVIEQAEESLRLANELYSAGQGTQLDVLQSQVALTESRLNQLEAFHSYKIAQAALSRSFGNAIPYEEPEQ; from the coding sequence ATGAAGTGGATTATAAGAGTAACAGCCATTCTCTTTGTTGGCTCACTGCCGGCTCAAACGCCTGTTGCCATTCCGGATACCTTGGATCTGCCAACAGCATTGTCTTATGCCTTGGAGAATAACTTTGCTATTCGGCAGGCACAGCAGCGTATCAAGGAACAGGATGGCCTGATCGTGGAAGTACGGTCACGCGCTCTACCAAACGTAAGTGTGAATGCCAGCTATACGGAGTTGGACTCAGGTCTCTCTGAGTCCAGTCAGTTTTTTTCTCCTACTAATAATGACTGGCGAGTTTCGCTCGATGTTAAGCAAGCGCTTTATACGGGTGGGGGAGTGAGAGCTGCGTTGCGCGCCCAAGACTATTTAGAACAGGCAGTGATCTCTGATCTCAAGGCTACGATTAATCAAGCGGTGTTCCTCGTTTCGGCTGGATTCTACGATGTCTTGCTAGCTCGTGAGAAAATTTCAGTGCAGGAGCAGAATATCCAGTTGCTCGAAGATCAACTTCAGGACTCCAACAATCGGTATGAAGCAGGAGCGGTGTCTCAGTTTGAAGTACTGCGGTCCGAAGTAGAATTGGCCAATGCGCAACCCGAACTGATTCGGGCCCGCAATGGATTCAAAATTGCCATTGAAGAACTACGTCAACTACTCGGTTTCACTGGAGTCCACCTTGATGACTTGGACAAGGTGCCGACTTTTGTTGGGACTTTAGACTTCGAACCAAATTCAGTTAATTTAATGACGGCTATCGAAACGGCAAAAGCCAGCCGTCCAGAATTGCAGCAATTAGAGCTGATATCCAGCGCGCGGGAAGAAGGGGTCATAATTGAAAGAGCTGGAAAGCGACCCTCCCTAGATTTGGTCGGTTCTTATCAGTTTAATAAATCTGTAACTTCCAGTAGTTTCAACGATTCCCGCGATGGATGGACCATTGGAGTTCAATCCAGTTGGGATATCTGGGATGGTAAGGCCACAGATGGACGGGTTCAACAAGCGCAAGCACAGCTAGAGCAAGCCCGTCTGGATCTGGGGGAAGCTTCTTTGGCCATCGAAGTCGATGTCCGCCGTTCCATGCACGACCTTCGTCAGGCGGCTGAGCTTTCGAATGCGGCCGAGAAAGTCATAGAGCAAGCCGAAGAATCACTTCGGCTCGCTAATGAACTTTATTCAGCAGGGCAAGGAACCCAACTTGATGTGCTTCAATCTCAAGTAGCATTAACCGAGTCGCGCTTAAATCAGCTGGAAGCCTTCCACAGTTACAAGATTGCACAGGCAGCTCTGTCGCGATCGTTTGGAAATGCGATCCCATACGAAGAGCCGGAACAGTAG